The following are from one region of the Rosistilla carotiformis genome:
- a CDS encoding alkaline phosphatase D family protein, whose product MPTIVFAHRYLLSCVVLSVGALALSAQPPSPAAAPKAGMGIMVGELTSASANVQLRLTSTDTLVERDLPGLAGTVSFQLYKEGSDQVVGKQILKASEHRDFIARATFKSLIPGTRYRCETELASDTGAVTAGPVARFKTLPATDATAEVRFVVVTGMNYAKFHGDSRIDLKQHRIENNTNLPAPYAGVDKHLGYPALASILKLQPNFFVGTGDNVYYDTPDKPRAKTVVELRQKWHEQFVQPRFRDLFAAVPTYWMIDDHDYRQDDCDNSGNYHPLPVLGRRLMLEQLPVAQADDADAKTYRTFRIGKDLQIWLTENRMYRSDNAMEDGPEKTIWGAEQKAWLMKTLEASDATFKLLISPTPMVGPDDKRKTDNHTNIGGFRTERDQFFAWLKTKQLDKGNFFVICGDRHWQYHAIDPSGIEEFSCGALVDANSRLGRKAGDPASTDSDGLIKQPYLQDPRSGGFLEVVLTPAGDSQPSTLNFRWRDELGVVLHETSKPAK is encoded by the coding sequence TTGCCAACCATCGTATTCGCGCACCGCTACCTGTTATCGTGTGTCGTTTTGTCCGTCGGTGCGCTCGCATTGTCAGCGCAACCGCCCAGCCCTGCGGCAGCGCCGAAGGCGGGGATGGGGATTATGGTCGGTGAATTGACCAGCGCTTCGGCGAACGTGCAATTGCGTTTGACATCAACCGATACTTTGGTCGAACGCGATCTTCCGGGATTGGCGGGGACGGTTAGTTTCCAGTTATATAAGGAAGGGAGCGACCAGGTCGTCGGGAAACAGATTTTGAAGGCGAGCGAACATCGCGACTTTATCGCTCGAGCGACGTTTAAGTCGCTAATCCCCGGCACACGCTATCGCTGTGAAACCGAACTCGCCTCCGACACGGGTGCGGTCACCGCCGGACCGGTAGCGCGGTTCAAGACATTGCCCGCCACAGATGCCACCGCCGAAGTGCGGTTTGTCGTGGTCACCGGGATGAACTACGCCAAATTTCACGGCGACAGTCGGATCGATCTGAAGCAGCATCGGATCGAAAACAACACCAATCTGCCGGCACCTTACGCGGGCGTCGACAAGCATCTGGGCTATCCCGCGTTGGCATCAATCCTGAAATTGCAGCCCAACTTCTTCGTCGGGACCGGTGACAACGTTTATTACGACACGCCCGATAAACCACGCGCCAAGACGGTGGTGGAATTGCGACAGAAATGGCATGAACAGTTCGTACAGCCGCGGTTCCGTGATCTGTTCGCGGCAGTTCCGACCTACTGGATGATCGACGATCACGATTACCGTCAGGACGATTGCGACAATTCGGGCAACTACCATCCCCTGCCGGTACTCGGCCGCCGGTTGATGTTGGAGCAATTGCCTGTCGCGCAAGCCGATGACGCGGACGCAAAGACCTACCGCACGTTTCGAATCGGCAAGGATCTGCAGATTTGGCTGACGGAAAACCGGATGTATCGCAGCGATAACGCGATGGAAGACGGCCCCGAGAAAACGATCTGGGGTGCCGAGCAAAAGGCCTGGTTGATGAAGACCTTGGAAGCGAGCGACGCGACGTTTAAGTTGCTGATCTCGCCGACTCCGATGGTCGGTCCCGATGATAAACGTAAGACCGACAACCACACCAACATCGGCGGCTTTCGGACCGAACGCGATCAGTTTTTTGCGTGGTTGAAAACGAAACAACTCGACAAGGGCAACTTCTTTGTCATTTGCGGCGACCGGCATTGGCAGTACCACGCGATCGACCCGTCGGGGATCGAAGAGTTTTCTTGTGGCGCATTGGTCGATGCGAATTCAAGGCTTGGGCGGAAAGCGGGGGATCCCGCGTCGACCGATTCCGACGGTTTGATCAAACAGCCCTACCTGCAAGATCCTCGCTCGGGCGGCTTCCTGGAAGTCGTGTTGACCCCAGCGGGAGATTCCCAGCCGTCGACGTTAAATTTCCGCTGGCGCGACGAACTGGGTGTGGTGCTGCACGAAACCAGTAAGCCGGCCAAGTAA
- a CDS encoding RNA polymerase sigma factor RpoD/SigA, whose product MVRFANKSQNNRWVSQTGSHNALQSSNDTEGLEEYFADISKTRLLTNDEEIAITRRIKKTGVVYRHCLLMHPGILPGIIEWLTTVVCRDVRIDTVIEVAPNDLPRIQFLRKAIPHVIDSLQRIDEDNNNDRKQLATRRCSQVKRQAALGRLRRRRHAVRNLLNDLPIRVSILESLFDADDSRFPSRQMARVAKRADDVSAHWTRLKQEFVSHHLRLVIPIAKQYRGRGLGFLDLVQEGNAVLMKAIDKFDPDRGFRFSTYATWWIRQAISRAVAVQGRLVRVPQAAFSGVKQVRQTQENFYRRHLRDPDPHEIARDAGMSVESTARALGALRETVSIHDRSDDDQLSLAETLPELSESSDPAFIEEQQNMRPLVLSMLSRLDPRERRIVEMRFGIKDGTPRTLTQVSSAMSLSRERIRQIQTQAMSKLEDMSAGIDDF is encoded by the coding sequence ATGGTCCGCTTCGCCAACAAATCACAAAACAATCGCTGGGTCAGTCAGACGGGTTCGCACAACGCTTTGCAATCGAGCAACGACACCGAAGGCTTGGAAGAATACTTTGCGGACATTTCGAAGACCCGTCTGCTGACCAACGACGAAGAGATCGCGATCACGCGGCGGATCAAAAAGACGGGCGTTGTGTACCGCCACTGCTTGCTGATGCATCCGGGCATTTTGCCTGGAATCATCGAATGGTTAACGACCGTCGTCTGCCGCGATGTCCGTATCGACACCGTGATCGAAGTCGCCCCCAACGACCTCCCAAGGATTCAGTTCCTACGCAAGGCGATCCCTCATGTCATTGATTCTTTGCAGCGGATCGACGAAGACAATAACAACGATCGCAAGCAACTCGCCACCCGACGTTGCTCTCAAGTCAAACGTCAGGCCGCCCTGGGGCGCTTGCGCCGTCGACGTCACGCGGTCCGCAATCTCTTGAATGACCTGCCAATTCGCGTCTCGATCTTGGAGTCGCTGTTTGACGCCGACGATTCACGCTTCCCATCGCGACAGATGGCGCGGGTCGCAAAACGGGCCGACGATGTGAGTGCCCACTGGACGCGACTGAAGCAGGAATTTGTTAGCCATCATCTGCGTTTGGTGATTCCGATTGCCAAACAGTATCGTGGCCGAGGACTCGGATTTTTAGATCTCGTTCAAGAGGGGAACGCGGTGCTGATGAAAGCGATCGACAAATTTGATCCCGATCGCGGATTCCGTTTCAGCACCTACGCGACGTGGTGGATTCGCCAAGCGATCAGCCGTGCGGTCGCCGTGCAAGGGAGATTGGTCCGTGTCCCGCAAGCCGCCTTTTCAGGCGTCAAACAGGTCCGCCAAACGCAGGAGAATTTTTACCGTCGCCACCTTCGCGATCCCGATCCACATGAGATCGCGCGCGACGCAGGAATGTCGGTCGAATCGACAGCCCGCGCTTTGGGCGCCTTACGGGAAACCGTTTCCATTCACGACCGGTCCGACGACGATCAATTGTCGCTTGCCGAGACGCTTCCCGAGCTTTCGGAATCGTCCGACCCGGCGTTCATCGAGGAACAACAGAACATGCGGCCGTTGGTGCTGTCGATGTTGAGCCGTCTGGACCCGCGAGAGCGACGCATCGTTGAAATGCGTTTCGGCATCAAAGACGGCACGCCGAGGACGCTCACGCAAGTCAGTTCCGCAATGTCGTTATCGCGTGAACGCATTCGCCAAATCCAAACGCAAGCGATGTCGAAACTGGAAGACATGTCCGCCGGGATCGACGATTTCTAA
- a CDS encoding Do family serine endopeptidase, translating to MRLTKLNKRKAPWIVGFAIAAMIGSTAAVHLQAESNPPRVSAAVANANSLSEAFRETARVVAPSVVTITSETEVAGPTAPRQGQPMDDEMMKRFFGEGTPFGEMFKGQPEMHRFFKPSAESTTRTGIGSGVVIDASGLILTNNHVVADATNVMVKLADGREFKASEVKTDPKTDLAVLKIDGATDLVAARMGDSDRMEIGDWVLALGQPFGLEGTVTAGIISAKSRGIGITARENFLQTDAAINPGNSGGPLVNLAGEVIGINTAISSRSGGNNGVGFAIPIDEAKWVSDQLIKDGVVRRAMLGVGIQKVSHDLASTFGVQSNHGVLVTEVVPGSPAEKAGLKQGDVILSFSGREVHDPRGLQNVVEQSDPGAKQSIEIMRDGKPLTIEAVCEVQPEAGLAHSGQTAEVSKVESLGMEVGNLTEDLAKKLGVKDIAGVVITNVNPGSAADRAGLQEGNVITQVERKSVASVDQFEALTKDHDLSNPLLLLVKTDQGSRYVILKSGT from the coding sequence ATGAGACTTACAAAACTGAATAAACGCAAAGCCCCTTGGATCGTGGGCTTCGCGATCGCGGCGATGATCGGTTCGACAGCGGCCGTTCACCTGCAAGCCGAATCGAATCCGCCACGCGTTAGCGCCGCGGTGGCCAACGCCAATTCGTTGAGCGAAGCGTTCCGCGAAACGGCGCGCGTCGTCGCACCGTCGGTGGTCACGATCACCTCGGAGACCGAAGTCGCCGGCCCCACCGCACCGCGCCAGGGCCAACCGATGGACGATGAAATGATGAAACGTTTCTTCGGCGAAGGCACACCGTTTGGTGAGATGTTCAAGGGGCAACCCGAGATGCATCGATTCTTCAAACCTTCCGCGGAATCGACCACGCGAACCGGCATCGGATCGGGAGTGGTCATCGATGCGTCGGGTTTAATCCTGACCAACAACCACGTCGTCGCCGACGCCACCAACGTCATGGTCAAATTGGCGGACGGACGCGAATTTAAGGCTTCGGAAGTAAAGACCGATCCTAAAACGGATCTGGCGGTACTGAAGATCGATGGAGCCACCGACTTGGTTGCCGCCCGCATGGGAGACAGCGACCGGATGGAGATCGGCGATTGGGTGCTGGCCCTGGGACAACCCTTCGGTCTCGAAGGTACTGTCACCGCCGGCATCATCAGTGCCAAGAGTCGTGGGATTGGGATTACGGCGCGGGAAAATTTCCTGCAAACCGATGCGGCGATCAACCCTGGAAACAGTGGTGGGCCCTTGGTGAATCTGGCCGGTGAAGTGATCGGCATTAACACAGCGATCTCTTCGCGCAGCGGAGGCAACAATGGTGTCGGGTTCGCGATCCCCATCGATGAAGCGAAATGGGTCAGCGATCAATTGATCAAAGACGGAGTCGTCCGACGTGCGATGTTGGGTGTTGGGATTCAAAAGGTCAGCCACGATTTGGCTTCCACCTTCGGCGTGCAATCGAATCACGGCGTGTTGGTGACCGAAGTCGTGCCCGGTTCGCCAGCCGAGAAGGCGGGACTAAAGCAAGGCGATGTGATCCTATCGTTCAGTGGTCGCGAAGTTCACGATCCACGCGGTCTGCAGAACGTCGTTGAACAATCCGATCCCGGTGCGAAGCAATCGATCGAGATCATGCGTGACGGAAAGCCTTTGACGATCGAAGCGGTTTGCGAAGTCCAGCCCGAAGCGGGTCTGGCCCACAGCGGTCAAACCGCCGAAGTATCGAAAGTTGAATCGCTGGGCATGGAAGTTGGCAATCTGACCGAAGACTTGGCGAAAAAGCTGGGCGTCAAAGACATCGCTGGCGTGGTGATCACCAACGTGAACCCTGGCAGTGCTGCCGACCGGGCGGGATTGCAAGAGGGCAACGTGATCACGCAAGTCGAACGCAAAAGCGTCGCTTCGGTCGACCAATTCGAAGCGTTGACCAAGGATCACGATTTGTCGAATCCCTTGCTGTTGTTGGTCAAAACAGATCAAGGCTCGCGGTACGTGATCTTGAAATCGGGCACGTAA
- a CDS encoding sigma-54-dependent transcriptional regulator, which yields MSENSPTKPLPRVLVVDDQQSMCELTKAAIEPLGFVVDWFTDPLEAFATFERSEFDVVLTDMQMKGLNGIDLCQRIVNNRGDVPVVVMTAFGSMETAISAIRAGAYDFVTKPLDFELLALTLGRAVERRDMQQQIRLLSQQVAAARRGSLDQILGESPVMLRLADQVRQIADSEASVLITGESGSGKEMAAQAIHRLSRRSQHAFVALNCAALPETLLESELFGHVKGAFTDASTDRPGLFFQADGGTIFLDELGEMPLSMQAKLLRALEQGSARPVGGAAERAFDVRLLTATNRDLEAMVEAGTFREDLFYRINVIQIEMPPLRSRGTDVLILAQHFIDQFAQQANRPIGGLSETAAQKLVDYNWPGNVRELRNVIQRAVALTRYDRIAPEDLPEKIRSHRGKQVLIGGEDPAELLPMEAVEARYIQHVLEAVDGNKTTAAKILGFDRKTLYRKLRETP from the coding sequence CATGTGCGAATTGACCAAAGCGGCGATCGAACCGCTGGGCTTTGTCGTCGATTGGTTTACCGACCCGTTGGAAGCCTTCGCCACGTTCGAACGCAGCGAATTCGATGTCGTGCTGACCGATATGCAGATGAAAGGTCTCAACGGAATCGATCTCTGCCAACGCATCGTCAACAACCGCGGCGATGTTCCGGTGGTTGTGATGACGGCGTTTGGCAGCATGGAAACGGCGATCAGCGCGATCCGCGCCGGCGCCTACGACTTCGTCACCAAACCCCTGGATTTCGAACTGTTGGCGTTAACGTTGGGTCGCGCCGTCGAACGCCGCGACATGCAACAACAGATTCGTTTGCTCAGCCAGCAGGTCGCCGCGGCGCGACGCGGCAGCCTGGATCAGATCCTGGGCGAAAGTCCCGTGATGCTTCGCTTAGCCGATCAAGTGCGGCAGATCGCCGACTCCGAAGCTTCGGTGCTGATCACCGGCGAGAGCGGATCGGGAAAGGAGATGGCGGCCCAAGCGATCCACCGTTTGAGTCGCCGATCGCAACACGCGTTTGTCGCACTCAATTGCGCCGCGCTCCCCGAAACGCTGCTCGAAAGCGAATTGTTTGGACACGTCAAAGGCGCGTTCACCGATGCGTCGACCGATCGCCCCGGGCTCTTCTTCCAAGCCGATGGAGGCACGATCTTCCTGGACGAATTGGGAGAGATGCCGCTGTCGATGCAGGCGAAGTTATTGCGGGCGCTTGAACAGGGATCCGCGCGCCCCGTTGGCGGTGCTGCCGAACGCGCGTTTGATGTCCGGTTGCTGACCGCGACCAATCGGGATCTCGAAGCGATGGTCGAAGCGGGCACCTTCCGCGAGGATCTGTTCTATCGCATCAACGTCATCCAGATCGAAATGCCGCCGCTGCGCAGTCGCGGCACCGACGTGCTGATCCTGGCGCAACACTTCATCGACCAATTCGCTCAACAAGCCAACCGGCCGATCGGAGGACTCTCCGAAACTGCGGCGCAAAAGCTTGTCGATTACAACTGGCCCGGCAACGTTCGTGAACTCCGCAACGTGATTCAACGCGCCGTCGCACTGACCCGTTACGATCGCATCGCGCCCGAAGACCTGCCCGAAAAGATTCGCAGCCATCGCGGAAAACAAGTCTTGATCGGCGGCGAAGACCCGGCCGAACTATTGCCCATGGAAGCTGTCGAAGCCCGCTACATCCAACACGTCTTGGAAGCTGTCGACGGCAACAAGACGACCGCTGCGAAGATCCTTGGCTTCGACCGCAAAACGCTCTATCGCAAGCTCCGCGAAACACCTTAG